The following are encoded together in the Flavobacterium haoranii genome:
- the rnc gene encoding ribonuclease III has protein sequence MRRLLSKISKNSRSPEDGIFFEKIYKILGFKPSDLKFYKNAFTHRSTNKTDEKGNPFNYERLEFLGDSMLGSVIAAHLYNEVPTGDEGYLTKMRSKIVSREHLNELGRDLRLIDLVESKVNPQHFGENIHGNIFEALIGAIYLDKGFLFCEKFIQNRVIKPYVDIPKLEGKVISYKSLIIEWCQKEKKTFQFETFEDNGTEEQKYFGVKLHIDQKVIARARATSKKKAEEKASQRAYFALQAQIEKK, from the coding sequence ATGCGCAGATTACTTAGTAAAATATCAAAAAATTCCCGTTCCCCAGAAGACGGGATTTTTTTTGAAAAAATCTACAAAATACTAGGATTTAAACCTTCTGATTTAAAATTCTACAAAAACGCTTTTACACATCGCTCTACAAATAAGACTGACGAAAAAGGAAATCCGTTTAATTATGAACGTTTAGAATTTTTAGGAGATTCTATGCTGGGAAGTGTAATTGCAGCACATTTATACAATGAAGTTCCAACTGGAGATGAAGGTTATTTAACAAAAATGCGTTCAAAAATTGTGAGTAGAGAACATTTAAACGAATTAGGACGCGATTTAAGACTCATCGATCTTGTTGAAAGTAAAGTTAACCCGCAACATTTTGGCGAAAATATACACGGAAATATTTTTGAAGCATTAATTGGTGCTATTTATCTTGATAAAGGTTTTCTTTTTTGTGAAAAATTTATTCAAAATAGAGTAATTAAACCTTATGTTGATATTCCTAAACTTGAAGGAAAAGTCATCAGTTATAAAAGTTTGATTATTGAGTGGTGTCAAAAAGAGAAAAAAACTTTTCAATTTGAAACTTTTGAAGATAATGGAACCGAAGAACAAAAATATTTTGGTGTAAAACTTCATATTGACCAAAAAGTTATTGCTCGAGCTCGAGCTACTTCAAAAAAGAAAGCTGAAGAAAAAGCTTCTCAAAGAGCATATTTTGCATTACAAGCTCAAATTGAGAAAAAATAA
- the fabF gene encoding beta-ketoacyl-ACP synthase II, producing the protein MQLKRVVVTGLGALTPIGNNLQEYWEGLINGKSGAAPITYYDTEKHKTKFACEVKNLNIEDFIDKKEVRRLDKFAQYAIVASDEAIKDAGITLENVDKYRVGVIWGAGIGGLQTFQDEVMNYAAGDGTPRFNPFFIPKMIADIAPGHISMRNGYMGPNYTTVSACASSANALVDAFNYIRLGMCDVVVSGGSEAAVTIAGMGGFNSMQALSTRNDSPETASRPFDATRDGFVLGEGAGALVLEEYEHAKARGAKIYCEVGGGGLSSDAYHLTAPHPEGIGVIAVMKNCLRDAGMNPEDVDHINTHGTSTPLGDVAELKAISAVFGDHAKSLNINSTKSMTGHLLGAAGAIEAIASILAIQHGIVPPTINHSVVDENIDPSLNLTLNKAQKREVKVAMSNTFGFGGHNACMLFKKYEG; encoded by the coding sequence ATGCAACTAAAGCGTGTAGTAGTAACTGGGCTTGGAGCCTTAACCCCTATTGGTAATAATCTTCAAGAATACTGGGAAGGTTTAATTAACGGGAAAAGCGGTGCTGCACCCATAACATATTATGATACCGAAAAGCATAAAACTAAGTTTGCTTGCGAAGTAAAAAACTTAAATATCGAAGATTTTATCGATAAAAAAGAAGTAAGACGCTTAGATAAATTTGCTCAATATGCAATTGTTGCAAGTGATGAAGCAATTAAAGACGCTGGTATTACATTAGAAAATGTAGACAAATACAGAGTTGGTGTTATATGGGGTGCTGGTATTGGAGGTTTACAAACTTTCCAAGATGAAGTAATGAATTATGCAGCTGGAGATGGAACTCCTCGTTTTAATCCATTCTTTATCCCAAAAATGATTGCTGATATTGCTCCTGGACACATTTCTATGAGAAATGGTTATATGGGACCAAATTATACAACTGTATCTGCTTGTGCTTCATCTGCGAACGCATTAGTAGACGCTTTCAATTACATTCGTTTAGGTATGTGCGACGTAGTAGTTTCTGGTGGTTCTGAAGCCGCTGTAACTATTGCAGGTATGGGAGGATTTAATTCTATGCAAGCTTTATCTACACGCAACGACAGTCCGGAAACGGCATCTAGACCATTTGATGCAACAAGAGATGGATTTGTACTTGGTGAAGGAGCAGGAGCTCTTGTATTAGAAGAATACGAACATGCGAAAGCGCGTGGTGCTAAAATTTATTGTGAAGTAGGCGGCGGAGGTTTATCATCAGATGCTTATCACTTAACTGCTCCACATCCAGAAGGAATTGGTGTTATTGCAGTAATGAAAAATTGTTTACGCGATGCAGGTATGAATCCTGAAGATGTAGACCACATCAATACTCACGGAACTTCAACACCTCTTGGAGATGTTGCAGAATTAAAAGCAATTAGTGCTGTTTTTGGTGATCACGCCAAAAGCTTAAACATAAATTCAACTAAGTCGATGACAGGCCACCTTTTAGGAGCAGCTGGTGCTATTGAAGCAATTGCATCTATTTTAGCAATTCAACATGGTATTGTTCCACCAACTATTAACCACAGCGTTGTTGACGAAAACATTGATCCTTCGTTAAACTTAACTTTAAACAAAGCTCAAAAAAGAGAAGTTAAAGTTGCTATGAGTAATACTTTTGGTTTTGGAGGACACAATGCATGTATGTTATTCAAAAAATACGAAGGGTAA
- the pyk gene encoding pyruvate kinase, producing the protein MPTNKKTKIVATLGPASNEKSIMKAMIDAGVNVFRINFSHADYEDVKTRIAYIRELNEEFGYTTSILADLQGPKLRVGVMKEDVVVNKGDKITFTTAEDVLGTAERVYMNYKEFPRDVNAGEHILLDDGKLIFEVVKTDKNTEVEAVVLQGGPLKSKKGVNLPNTKVSLPALTEKDIRDAIFAIENKVDWIALSFVRTPEDLADLQDLISKHSDHKIPIIAKIEKPEAVENIDKIVAFCDGLMVARGDLGVEVPAEEVPLIQKKLINRAKTARIPVIVATQMMETMITSLTPTRAEVNDVANSVMDGADAVMLSGETSVGNYPVQVIETMTRIIESVEHSPLIKVPLNAPHIRTKRFVTKSICYHAAIMADDINAKAITTLTNSGYTAFQISAWRPKSHILVFTSNKYILTQLNLLWGVRAFYYDKFVSTDDTIDDLNKICEEKGYLLKGDMVVNLAAMPIMKKGMVNTLRISEIE; encoded by the coding sequence ATGCCAACAAACAAAAAAACTAAAATTGTTGCCACTTTAGGCCCTGCTAGTAATGAGAAAAGCATCATGAAAGCAATGATTGACGCTGGTGTAAATGTATTTCGAATTAATTTTTCTCATGCTGATTATGAAGATGTTAAAACTAGAATCGCATATATTAGAGAATTAAACGAAGAATTTGGATACACTACTTCAATTTTAGCCGATTTACAAGGTCCAAAATTACGCGTAGGCGTAATGAAGGAAGATGTTGTGGTAAACAAAGGCGATAAAATTACATTTACAACTGCTGAAGATGTATTAGGAACTGCGGAAAGAGTTTACATGAATTACAAAGAGTTCCCAAGAGATGTAAATGCTGGAGAACATATTTTATTAGACGACGGTAAACTAATATTTGAAGTTGTAAAAACAGACAAAAACACTGAAGTAGAAGCTGTTGTATTACAAGGTGGACCTTTAAAATCTAAAAAAGGAGTAAACTTACCAAACACAAAAGTATCGTTACCGGCCTTAACAGAAAAAGATATTCGTGATGCTATTTTTGCTATTGAGAATAAAGTTGACTGGATTGCACTTTCGTTTGTTAGAACTCCAGAAGATTTAGCAGATTTACAAGATTTAATCTCGAAACATTCAGATCATAAAATTCCAATTATTGCTAAAATTGAGAAACCAGAAGCGGTTGAAAACATCGATAAAATTGTTGCTTTTTGCGACGGTTTAATGGTTGCTCGTGGAGATTTAGGAGTGGAAGTTCCTGCTGAAGAAGTTCCATTAATTCAGAAAAAATTAATTAACCGCGCTAAAACTGCACGTATTCCTGTAATTGTTGCTACTCAAATGATGGAAACAATGATTACAAGCTTAACTCCTACAAGAGCTGAAGTAAACGACGTTGCAAACTCGGTTATGGATGGTGCTGATGCTGTTATGCTTTCTGGAGAAACTTCTGTAGGAAACTATCCAGTTCAAGTAATTGAAACAATGACTAGAATTATCGAAAGTGTTGAACACTCTCCATTAATTAAAGTTCCGTTAAACGCTCCGCACATTAGAACCAAACGTTTTGTAACAAAATCTATTTGTTATCATGCCGCAATTATGGCCGATGATATTAATGCAAAAGCAATTACTACATTAACAAATAGTGGTTATACTGCATTCCAAATTTCTGCTTGGAGACCAAAATCACACATTTTAGTATTTACATCAAATAAATATATCTTAACGCAATTAAACCTATTATGGGGAGTTCGCGCATTTTACTACGATAAATTTGTAAGTACAGATGATACTATTGATGATTTAAATAAAATTTGTGAAGAAAAAGGTTACCTACTAAAAGGCGATATGGTTGTAAATCTTGCAGCAATGCCAATTATGAAAAAAGGTATGGTAAATACTTTACGTATTTCGGAAATTGAATGA
- a CDS encoding TetR/AcrR family transcriptional regulator, translated as MEESKRKFIVNEALSYFLKYGVKSFTMDDIAEKLCVSKKTLYALFTNKETLLFETVDELWKNFLVEVQVINEVEELNPLQKIIKIYTFSIRTIKSIDPVFIQSLQKYQNKVMKSFLSNREHFSKGIIKPLLIEAQEKGFIEANLDIDFFIEVNFENVDKRIWYEKIISQHSETEIVNYLITYRLKGIATNPNLVLLTTF; from the coding sequence ATGGAAGAATCAAAAAGAAAATTTATAGTAAACGAAGCGCTAAGCTATTTTTTAAAATATGGCGTTAAAAGTTTTACAATGGATGATATAGCAGAAAAGTTATGTGTGTCTAAGAAAACTTTGTATGCTTTGTTTACAAATAAAGAAACTTTGCTTTTTGAAACAGTAGATGAGCTTTGGAAAAACTTTTTAGTTGAGGTTCAAGTCATAAATGAAGTAGAAGAATTAAATCCGTTACAAAAAATAATCAAGATTTATACTTTTTCAATTAGGACGATAAAGTCAATCGATCCTGTTTTTATTCAAAGTTTACAGAAATATCAAAATAAAGTTATGAAAAGTTTTCTTTCAAACAGAGAACATTTCAGTAAAGGAATTATCAAACCTTTATTAATTGAAGCGCAGGAAAAAGGATTTATAGAAGCCAATTTAGACATCGACTTCTTTATTGAAGTAAATTTTGAAAATGTAGATAAACGTATTTGGTACGAAAAAATTATCAGCCAACATTCGGAAACCGAAATAGTAAACTATTTAATTACATATCGCTTAAAAGGAATAGCAACAAATCCCAATTTAGTATTACTTACCACGTTTTAA
- the purN gene encoding phosphoribosylglycinamide formyltransferase — MKKIILFASGNGTNVENIIKYFQNSGQGTVSAVFVNNPNAKVITRAKDNNVDVVLFDKQQLTEGSVLEKINKITPDLIVLAGFLWMFPSAIIKQYPNKVINIHPALLPKYGGKGMYGKFVHEAVLNNKETETGITIHYVNEHYDEGEFIFQKAVNIEDCTTPEEIAQKVHLLEHEFFPEVISEILNSKA; from the coding sequence ATGAAAAAAATAATTTTATTTGCTTCTGGAAATGGCACTAACGTCGAAAATATTATAAAATATTTCCAAAATTCTGGTCAGGGAACTGTAAGCGCCGTTTTTGTAAACAATCCAAATGCAAAAGTTATTACGAGAGCAAAGGATAATAATGTCGATGTTGTTTTGTTTGATAAACAACAATTAACTGAAGGTTCTGTATTAGAAAAAATAAATAAAATTACACCAGATTTAATAGTTTTAGCTGGTTTTTTGTGGATGTTTCCAAGTGCTATTATAAAACAGTATCCAAATAAAGTTATCAACATTCATCCTGCATTGTTGCCAAAATATGGTGGAAAAGGCATGTATGGTAAATTTGTTCATGAAGCAGTTTTAAACAATAAAGAAACCGAAACAGGGATTACAATTCATTATGTAAATGAACATTATGATGAAGGTGAATTTATTTTTCAAAAAGCAGTGAATATTGAAGATTGCACAACTCCAGAAGAAATTGCTCAGAAAGTTCATTTGTTAGAACATGAGTTTTTTCCAGAAGTAATTTCAGAAATTTTAAATTCTAAAGCTTAA
- a CDS encoding IPExxxVDY family protein gives MAIHKILIDDLLSSDYELIAIHSNLEDYRLAYLINKVLEIKLTKNDFDVELKSKDGKSIFEHFIFDDELQDLCWHLVSNKSNYISKNSNLGLFDDVNATMSLIPEFKTADYILKIDNTDDYFEPEIILKKLNEITNVSLVYKIEQNKLKSKNNLIF, from the coding sequence ATGGCAATTCATAAAATTCTAATCGACGACTTATTAAGTTCAGATTACGAACTTATTGCAATTCATTCAAATTTAGAAGATTATAGACTTGCTTATTTAATCAATAAAGTACTAGAAATAAAACTTACTAAAAACGATTTTGATGTCGAATTAAAGTCAAAAGACGGTAAATCAATTTTCGAACATTTTATTTTTGATGATGAATTGCAAGATTTATGCTGGCATTTAGTAAGTAATAAAAGTAATTATATTTCTAAAAACAGTAATTTAGGTTTATTTGATGATGTTAATGCAACAATGAGCTTGATTCCTGAATTTAAAACTGCAGATTATATCTTGAAAATAGATAATACAGATGATTATTTTGAGCCAGAAATTATCTTAAAAAAACTAAACGAAATAACCAATGTTTCATTGGTTTACAAAATAGAACAAAACAAACTAAAATCTAAAAACAATTTAATTTTTTAA
- a CDS encoding efflux transporter outer membrane subunit: MKNRKIKIGFLVVLVSLTLQSCFVAKDYKEPKLETENLYRTEAILDSTSIGMISWKELFTDAQLQSYIEEGIQNNLDLQIAIQNMVAAEATMKQGKAGYLPNIGLNATWTHQETSANSQFGRLFSSIDQYELSSKLSWEADIWGKIRSNKRATLASYLQTEAATRAVQSDLIARIASLYYQMLATEEQIKVVKQTLENRVQSVEVISALKKSGSVNEVAVKQTEAQKWATEITLKDLEYNLKVMENSFNLLLNKKPGTIVKTSFKDQNISADIKTGVPALLLSNRPDVVAAEMGFRNTFELANVARSNFYPALTITATGGFQSLELKNWLSANSIFANVITGITQPIFNQRQNKTRLEVAKANQQKAYLNYEKTLLTAGKEVSDALASYQNETDKLVLREQQLNALKNAASYSDELLKYGMVNYLEVLTAKDNALNTELNFINNKFNQLNAVITLYKALGGGSQ; this comes from the coding sequence ATGAAAAACAGAAAAATTAAAATAGGATTTTTGGTTGTATTAGTTTCACTAACATTACAATCGTGTTTTGTAGCTAAAGATTATAAGGAACCAAAATTAGAAACCGAGAATTTATATAGAACAGAAGCAATTTTAGATAGTACATCTATCGGAATGATTTCTTGGAAAGAATTATTCACTGATGCTCAGTTACAGAGTTATATTGAAGAAGGAATTCAAAATAATTTAGATCTTCAAATTGCCATTCAAAACATGGTTGCTGCTGAAGCTACAATGAAACAAGGAAAGGCAGGATATTTACCAAATATAGGATTAAATGCTACTTGGACACATCAAGAAACATCCGCTAATAGCCAATTTGGTCGTTTATTTAGTAGTATCGATCAATACGAATTGTCTTCTAAATTAAGTTGGGAGGCTGATATTTGGGGAAAAATTAGAAGTAATAAGCGCGCAACATTAGCTAGTTATTTGCAAACTGAAGCAGCTACTAGAGCGGTTCAATCTGATTTAATTGCAAGAATAGCATCGCTTTATTATCAAATGTTAGCTACCGAAGAACAAATTAAAGTAGTAAAGCAAACCTTGGAAAATCGTGTTCAAAGTGTTGAAGTAATTTCAGCTTTAAAAAAATCGGGAAGTGTAAATGAAGTAGCGGTGAAACAAACCGAAGCACAAAAATGGGCTACAGAAATTACGTTGAAAGATTTAGAATACAATTTAAAAGTAATGGAAAATTCTTTCAATTTATTGCTAAATAAAAAACCTGGAACAATTGTTAAAACAAGTTTTAAAGATCAAAATATTTCAGCAGATATTAAAACAGGTGTACCTGCTTTATTATTGAGTAACAGACCAGATGTTGTAGCAGCAGAAATGGGTTTTAGAAATACCTTTGAGTTAGCTAATGTTGCAAGAAGTAATTTTTATCCAGCATTAACCATTACTGCAACAGGTGGATTCCAAAGTTTAGAATTAAAAAATTGGCTTTCGGCTAATTCTATTTTTGCAAATGTAATTACAGGTATTACACAACCAATTTTTAATCAACGTCAAAATAAAACACGATTAGAAGTTGCTAAAGCAAATCAGCAAAAAGCTTATTTAAATTATGAGAAAACACTTCTAACAGCCGGAAAAGAAGTTTCAGATGCATTAGCGAGTTATCAAAACGAAACAGATAAATTAGTTTTAAGAGAGCAACAATTAAACGCGTTAAAAAATGCTGCTAGTTATTCGGATGAGTTATTAAAATATGGTATGGTTAATTATTTAGAAGTGTTAACAGCAAAAGATAATGCTTTAAATACAGAACTAAACTTTATTAACAATAAATTTAATCAATTAAATGCTGTTATTACACTATATAAAGCATTAGGAGGCGGAAGCCAATAA
- a CDS encoding CYTH domain-containing protein, with protein sequence MIEIERKFLVNNNSFLDDFSRSNRIVQGYLSSHPERTVRVRIKGENGYLTIKGKSEGFSRYEWEKEIAIEEAEKLLQLCETGVIDKIRYDVIVGTHIYEVDVFYGENEGLVLAEIELQTEDETFEKPNWLGTEVTEDVKYYNSYLSKHPFKTW encoded by the coding sequence ATGATTGAAATTGAACGCAAATTTTTAGTTAACAACAATTCGTTTTTAGACGATTTTAGTCGTAGTAACAGAATTGTGCAAGGTTATTTATCATCTCACCCTGAAAGAACGGTTAGAGTTCGAATAAAGGGCGAAAATGGTTATTTAACCATAAAAGGAAAGAGCGAAGGATTTTCTCGTTATGAATGGGAAAAGGAAATTGCTATTGAAGAAGCAGAAAAGCTATTACAACTTTGCGAAACGGGAGTTATTGATAAAATTCGTTACGATGTAATTGTGGGAACTCATATTTACGAAGTTGATGTGTTTTATGGCGAAAATGAAGGTTTAGTTTTAGCCGAAATTGAATTACAAACTGAAGATGAAACTTTTGAAAAACCTAATTGGCTAGGAACAGAAGTAACTGAAGATGTAAAATATTACAATTCTTATTTAAGCAAACATCCTTTTAAAACGTGGTAA
- a CDS encoding acyl carrier protein produces MSDIASRVKAIIVDKLGVDENEVVAEASFTNDLGADSLDTVELIMEFEKEFDIQIPDDQAENIATVGQAISYIEEAKK; encoded by the coding sequence ATGTCAGACATTGCATCAAGAGTAAAAGCGATTATCGTAGACAAATTAGGTGTTGACGAAAACGAAGTTGTAGCTGAAGCAAGCTTCACAAACGATTTAGGAGCTGATTCATTAGACACTGTTGAGCTAATCATGGAGTTCGAAAAAGAATTCGATATTCAAATTCCAGATGATCAAGCAGAAAACATTGCTACTGTTGGTCAAGCTATTTCTTACATCGAAGAAGCTAAGAAATAA
- the rnhA gene encoding ribonuclease HI, giving the protein MSYEVHIYTDGASKGNPGPGGYGVVMEMVGTPYKKEFFEGFRLSTNNRMELLAVIVGLEKLKKPKTKVLVISDSKYVVDAVEKRWVFQWEKINFKAKKNPDLWMRFLKVYRKHQVDFQWIKGHNNHPQNERCDALAVMASQQEKLSVDEFYEREEKGV; this is encoded by the coding sequence TTGTCGTACGAAGTTCACATATATACAGATGGTGCATCTAAAGGGAATCCAGGTCCTGGTGGTTATGGTGTTGTTATGGAAATGGTGGGAACTCCTTATAAAAAAGAATTTTTTGAAGGTTTCCGATTGTCGACTAATAATAGGATGGAGTTATTAGCCGTAATTGTAGGTTTGGAAAAATTAAAAAAACCAAAAACGAAAGTTTTAGTAATTTCCGATTCAAAATATGTCGTGGATGCGGTGGAAAAGCGATGGGTGTTTCAGTGGGAAAAAATCAATTTCAAAGCTAAGAAAAATCCCGATTTGTGGATGCGATTCTTAAAAGTGTACCGCAAACACCAAGTCGACTTTCAATGGATTAAAGGACACAATAATCATCCTCAAAACGAACGCTGCGATGCATTAGCTGTTATGGCATCGCAACAAGAAAAGTTATCTGTAGACGAGTTTTATGAGAGAGAAGAAAAAGGAGTGTAA